A DNA window from Seriola aureovittata isolate HTS-2021-v1 ecotype China chromosome 8, ASM2101889v1, whole genome shotgun sequence contains the following coding sequences:
- the mars2 gene encoding methionine--tRNA ligase, mitochondrial translates to MRFPFRSVARSCKAVHKLRQSPFLLPDCAVSRHQRIAVLSHQCKDERSYYITTPIFYVNASPHLGHLYSAVIADCLHRYKLLQGFNSKFSTGTDEHGLKIQQAAEAAGKDPLTFCTDVSERFKHLFSSCNISYTDYIRTTEQRHRQAVEHFWSVLWKKGHIYKGHYEGWYSTQDESFLTPMQVDDAVDSSGKEIKVSLESGHKVEWMKEENYMFRLSAFRSQLLDWLRGNPQAVQPEHFYQIVVQWLEHDLPDLSVSRQRSRLQWGISVPNDPEQTIYVWLDALVNYLTVAGYPDNHDQWWNVAHHVVGKDILKFHAVYWPAFLLGAGLPLPQTIHVHSHWIAGGKKMSKSLGNVVDPLQRSQLFTTDGMRYFLLRQGVPDSDCDYTDHKVLKLLNAELTDSLGGLLNRCTATALNPAQVYPSFCPLSFPREQGGRAVVEDYLMLDAVKNLPAVVEQHYESMHVYKALEAITACVRQTNGFVHRHAPWKLDKRNSKEQRWLDTIIHVSLECLRVYGTLLQPIVPEISNKLLSRLGVQPGERSWAALNFLPTYQGMDCPFEGRALGSDTGVLFSRLESQNVDEQKRNKAKRKKN, encoded by the exons ATGAGGTTCCCTTTTCGTTCTGTTGCCAGAAGTTGTAAGGCTGTTCACAAACTGCGACAAAGCCCTTTCTTATTACCAGATTGTGCTGTGTCGAGACATCAGAGGATCGCTGTGTTGAGCCATCAATGCAAAGATGAGAGGAGTTACTACATAACCACCCCCATCTTCTATGTCAATGCTTCTCCTCATTTAGGACACCTGTATTCGGCTGTGATAGCTGACTGCCTTCACAGGTACAAGCTGCTTCAAGGGTTCAACTCAAAGTTTTCAACAG GCACAGATGAGCATGGCTTGAAAATCCAACaagctgctgaagctgcaggaAAAGATCCCCTGACCTTCTGCACTGATGTGTCTGAAAGATTCAAACATCTCTTCAGCAGCTGCAACATTTCGTACACAGACTACATAAGAACCACTGAGCAGAGACACCGTCAGGCAGTGGAGCATTTCTGGTCAGTGCTCTGGAAAAAAGGACACATCTACAAGGGGCATTATGAAGGCTGGTACTCCACACAGGATGAAAGTTTCCTCACGCCAATGCAGGTGGACGACGCTGTGGACTCATCAGGGAAGGAGATCAAGGTGTCGCTGGAGAGTGGACACAAG GTGGAGTGGATGAAAGAGGAGAACTACATGTTCCGTCTGTCTGCGTTTCGGTCTCAGCTGCTCGACTGGCTCAGAGGAAATCCCCAGGCCGTACAGCCTGAACATTTCTACCAGATTGTTGTCCAGTGGCTAGAGCACGACCTTCCAGACCTGTCAGTGTCCCGGCAGAGAAGCCGCCTTCAGTGGGGCATCTCGGTCCCCAACGACCCTGAGCAGACCATCTACGTGTGGCTAGATGCTCTGGTGAACTACCTCACAGTAGCTGGCTATCCAGATAACCACGACCAATGGTGGAATGTGGCCCACCATGTTGTAGGAAAGGATATCTTAAAATTTCATGCCGTCTACTGGCCAGCTTTCCTCCTGGGAGCTGGACTGCCGCTGCCACAGACGATACATGTGCACTCTCACTGGATAGCGGGAGGAAAGAAGATGTCTAAAAGTTTGGGTAATGTGGTAGATCCTCTTCAACGCTCACAGTTGTTTACAACTGATGGTATGAGGTACTTTCTTCTGCGTCAGGGTGTCCCAGACTCAGACTGTGATTACACAGATCACAAAGTACTCAAGCTACTCAACGCAGAACTAACTGACTCCCTGGGAGGTCTGCTTAACCGCTGCACAGCTACGGCTCTTAACCCAGCGCAGGTCTACccctctttctgtcctctgtccttccCAAGAGAACAGGGAGGCAGGGCTGTGGTCGAAGACTACCTCATGTTGGATGCTGTGAAAAATCTCCCCGCTGTGGTAGAGCAGCACTATGAGAGCATGCATGTGTACAAAGCGCTGGAGGCCATCACTGCTTGTGTGAGGCAGACCAACGGGTTTGTTCATCGCCACGCACCTTGGAAGCTGGACAAGAGGAACAGTAAAGAGCAGCGCTGGCTAGACACTATCATCCATGTTTCCCTTGAATGCCTGAGGGTTTATGGCACACTCCTCCAGCCAATAGTGCCAGAGATTTCCAACAAACTCCTGTCCAGGCTCGGGGTGCAGCCAGGTGAGAGGAGCTGGGCAGCTCTGAACTTCCTGCCAACGTATCAGGGAATGGACTGTCCCTTTGAAGGGAGAGCACTAGGATCTGACACTGGAGTACTTTTTAGTCGCTTGGAAAGTCAGAATGTTGATGAACAAAAACGTAAcaaagcaaaaaggaaaaaaaattga